A genomic stretch from Anaerococcus mediterraneensis includes:
- the panC gene encoding pantoate--beta-alanine ligase, whose product MKIIKKIDQLREILDPYKRQGKSIGLVPTMGFLHAGHASLIKKAVEENDIVVVSDFVNPIQFGPKEDLAAYPRDIEADSKLCEEIGADFIFYPDADEMYQNKKTFVDIEGLSDNLCGAKRAGHFRGVCTVCTKLFNIVGPDRAYFGQKDAQQLAIIKKMVFDLNMPLEIVPCPIVREEDGLAMSSRNTYLSADERKAALCLSKAIFEGEKMAKEGSDLSQVLDRMNEIISAEKLAKIDYISAVDLENLEYVDTFNQDTLIAIAVFIGKTRLIDNFIYHL is encoded by the coding sequence ATGAAAATTATCAAAAAAATCGATCAATTAAGAGAAATCTTGGACCCATACAAAAGGCAGGGTAAATCTATTGGCCTTGTGCCAACTATGGGATTTTTACACGCAGGCCATGCTAGCCTTATAAAAAAGGCAGTAGAGGAAAATGACATAGTGGTTGTCTCTGACTTTGTAAACCCAATCCAGTTTGGGCCAAAGGAAGACCTCGCAGCCTACCCAAGAGATATTGAGGCTGATAGCAAATTGTGCGAAGAAATCGGAGCAGATTTTATTTTCTACCCAGATGCAGATGAGATGTACCAAAACAAAAAAACTTTTGTAGATATAGAGGGACTTTCTGATAATTTGTGCGGGGCGAAAAGAGCTGGCCATTTTAGGGGAGTTTGCACAGTCTGCACCAAATTATTTAATATAGTCGGTCCTGATAGGGCCTATTTTGGACAAAAAGATGCCCAACAACTAGCTATCATAAAGAAAATGGTTTTTGACCTAAATATGCCTCTTGAGATCGTGCCTTGCCCAATAGTCAGAGAAGAAGACGGTCTTGCCATGTCATCTAGAAATACCTACCTTTCAGCTGATGAAAGAAAGGCTGCCCTTTGTTTGTCAAAGGCAATCTTTGAGGGAGAAAAAATGGCCAAAGAAGGATCTGATCTCAGTCAAGTTTTAGATAGGATGAATGAGATAATCTCAGCAGAAAAACTTGCAAAAATTGATTATATCAGTGCAGTAGACCTTGAAAACCTCGAATATGTAGACACATTTAACCAAGATACCCTAATTGCCATAGCTGTCTTTATAGGCAAAACTAGGTTAATCGATAATTTTATTTATCATCTCTAA